The DNA sequence CGCAGGGGGTCGACCGGGGCGACGAGGAGAAGCAGGGCGCCGGGGACCAGGGGATGATGTTCGGGTTCGCCTGCGACGAGACGAAGGAGCTGATGCCGATGCCGATCTTCTTCGCCCACAAGATCTGCGCGCGGCTCACGGAGGCGCGGGAGAAGAAGGTGCTCCCGTGGCTGCGGCCCGACGGGAAGAGCCAGGTGACGGTGCGTTACGTGGACGGCGTCCCGCGCGAGGTGACCGCCGTGGTCTGCTCCACCCAGCACTCCGAGGAGGTGGGCCGCAAGGCCCTCACCGAGGGAGTCCTGGAGGAGGTCGTGCGGAAGTCGGTGCCGAGGGACCTGTTGTCGAAGAAGGTGAAGTTCTACATCAACCCGACCGGGAGGTTCGTCGTCGGGGGCCCCCACGGCGACACGGGGCTCACCGGACGAAAGATCATCGTCGACACCTACGGCGGGTACAGCAGGCACGGCGGGGGCGCGTTCTCCGGGAAGGACCCTTCCAAGGTCGACCGCAGCGCGGCGTACATGGCCCGGTACGTGGCCAAGAACGTCGTCGCCGCGGGTCTTGCGCTCAGGTGCGAGATACAACTTGCCTACGCCATCGGCGTCGCCGAGCCCGTGTCGATCCTGGTGGAGACCTTCGGCACGGCGAAGGTCCCGGAGGAGAGGATCGGCCGCGCGGTGATGGACACCTTCGACATGCGGCCCGCACGGATCATCCGCGAGCTGAACCTGCTGCGCCCCATCTACCGGAAGACGGCGGCCCTCGGCCACTTCGGGCGCGAGCTCCCCGAGTTCACCTGGGAGAAGATCGACAAGGTCCGCGCGCTGCGCAAGGCGGCCGGCCACGGCGCGTAGGGCGATACATCGACGCATCGGAGAGGAAGTCTCCCGAGAGCCCGAAGTCACCTGCACCGATATGTTGCTGCAATCAACGTAAACAACGAGGTCTTCACATTCGAAAGGGGTTTTTCCGATGGCTTCCACGAAAGGGCACGACATCAAGGATATCAAGCTCGCCGCCGCGGGGAAGAACCGCGTCGAATGGGCAAAGAAGGACATGCCGGTTCTTCGATCCATCGGGGTGCGGTTCACGAAGGAGAAGCCGCTCAAGGGAGTCCGGATCGCCGCCTGCCTCCACGTGACCACCGAGACCGCGGCGCTCATGCAGGTGCTGGCGGCGGGCGGGGCGAAGGTCGCCCTGTGCGCCTCCAACCCCCTTTCGACGCAGGACGAGGCGGCCGCCTCCCTCGTGAAGAACGACGGCATCGACGTCTACGCGATCAAGGGAGAGAACCGGAAGACGTACTACCGGCACATCCTCGCGGCCCTCGCCGTGGGGCCGCACATGACCATGGACGACGGGGCGGACCTTGTCTCGATGGTCCACTCGGAGAAGAAGGAGTACCTGAAGGAGATCATCGGCGGCACCGAGGAAACGACCACGGGCGTCATCCGGTTGAGCGCGATGGGAGAGAAGGGGATCCTGCGGTACCCCATCATCGCGGTGAACGAGGCGAAGACGAAGCACTTCTTCGATAACCGGTACGGAACGGGGCAGTCGACGCTCGACGGCATCCTCAGGGCGACGAACCGGCTGCTGGCGGGGAGTTGTTTCGTCGTGGCCGGCTACGGCTGGTGCGGACGGGGACTGGCGATGCGGGCCCGGGGAATGGGAGCCCGCGTGATCGTCACCGAGATCGATCCCCTTCCGGCGCTCGAGGCGCTGATGGACGGCTTCGAGGTGCTGCCGATGGCCGAGGCGGCGAAGGTCGGGGACTTCTTCTGCACCGTCACCGGGAACCTGCACGTGGTCCGCAGGGAGCATTTCGCGCGGATGAAGGACGGGGCGATCGTGTGCAACTCCGGCCACTTCAACGTCGAGATCGACATCCCCGCGCTGGCGAAGATGTCGAAGTCGGTGCGCACGGTCCGGCCGTTCGTCGAGGAGTACGTCCTGAGGGACGGCCGCGCGATCCATGTACTGGGAGAGGGTCGGCTGATCAACCTGGCCGCCGCGGAAGGGCACCCGGCGAACGTGATGGACATGAGCTTCGCCAACCAGGCGCTTTCGGCGGAGTACATGGCCCGGAACCACGCGGCGCTGTCGAACATCGTCCACATGGTCCCCGAGGCGATCGACCGGGAGATCGCGCGGCTGAAGCTCGCCTCCTCCGGGGCCCGGATCGACCGCCTCACGCCGGAGCAGCGCAACTACCTTGCCTCCTGGGAGATGGGTACCTAAGGGGAACCGGAGTTACCGGACCACGCCGCGGAACATCGCGGCGCCGGAGCCGGCGAAGAGGACCCCGGGGAGCCACGCGGCGAGCAGGGGCGGCAGGATCCCCTTCCTGCCCAGCGAGAGCGACGCGGACAGGACGACCCAGCAGGCGAACCCCATCAGGAGCCCGAGGCCGATGCTGCGCCAGACGCCGCCCGATCGGGGCGAGCGGAGGGCGAAGGGGATCGCCAGCATGCTGATGATGACGTTCAGCAGGGGGTAGGCGATCTTCGCGTGCAGGTCGGTTTCGTACCCCCGCGCCTCGTACCCCTTCCGCCGCAATTCCCCGACGTACCCGGAGAGTTGCGCGTAGGTCATCTCCTCGGGGGGAGTTTCCCCCTCGATGAACCCGTCCATCGTTTCCGGGAACCGGTACGTCCGGAGGGAGAACGCCTTCACCGACGGCGTTTCCCCGAATCCCCGCTCCCTTCCTTCCGCAAGCTCCCATGTGCCGTCGGGAAGGAGACGGGCCGTCCGGGACTCGATCCTGCGCAACGGGCGGAAATCCGGGTCCACCTCGAAGTACTGGAACCCCCGCAGGGTACGGGACGGGCCGTTCACCACCTGCGCGGAAAGGATCCCCCGCTCCCCCCGCATCCAGTACCGGTTTGCGGAGAACTGCGCCGCCACCTTTCCCGGGCGCATGCGGAGGCGCTCGATCTCCCGGGCTTGCCGGTTCGCGACCGGGGCCAGCAATTCGGAGCAGAACAGCGAAAGGGCCGACACCAGGGCGCATCCGACCAGGATCGGCACGCAGGTGCGAAGAAGACTCACCCCTCCGGAGAAGATCGCCGTCAGCTCGTTCGTTCGCACGCGCAGGGAGACGGCAACCAGCACCGCCAGCATCGTCCCGACCGGGGAGATCAGCACGAAGATGCCCGGCACCCGGGTGAGGTAGTACCATCCGATTTCCCGCATGCCGGCGTTGTGGCGCAGCAATCTCTCGGCGTGGTCGACGAAGTCGATCAGCAGGAACAGGAGGAGGAAGCCGAGGATGCAGGCGGCCGCCGCGCGGAGGAACTCCCGGAACATGTAGCGCGAGAGGACGGTCATTTGCGGAGCCGGTCCCTGCCGAAGATGCGTGGAAGGAGGGTCACGCTGCGTTCCGACCGCCAGAGGATCCACGCGGAGAGGGAGAGCCCGAGAGCGTTGGGCGCCCAGAGGAAGGCGATCATCCCCGGACCGGAGCGTCTCTCCACCGCTCCCGCCGCGGCGATGAACAGGTAGTAGACGAGGATCAGGGCGACGGTGATCCCGACGGCGGACGACTTTCCCCGGGATCGCAGGGAGAACCCGAGGGGAATCGCGAGCAGGCCGAAGGAGAGACAGGACGTGGCGAGCGAGAGCCGGCGGTGGAAATGGTAGCGATAGGTGGCGTTCTCCCCGTTGCCCCCGGTGGCGTCGACCTTCCGCGACAGCTCCGGGAGAGTCATCCCTCTCGGGTCGTCCCCTTCGACGCCGGAGGGGGCATCGAGGGGGATCCGGAACGTCATCCGGCCGAAGGAGGCGACGCGGTACAACGGTTTTCCCGTCGGCTCGCCGTGGATGGTCCCGTCGGACAACTCCAGGCCCACCACCCCGCCGCCGGCGGCGGGCACGAAGCGCCCCTCGCGCGCGAAAACGAGGAGCGGATCGTCTCCCGCCGGACGGAAGGAGAGGAAGACGCCGGACATCCGCTGGCCGTCCGTGGAGACCCGGTCGGGGTACACCAGCACCTCGGGGGTGATCTCGCGGAAGACATGCTCGGAAGCGCCGGCGCCGGCGCGCTCGGAGATGATCACGGCGAGGGTCTGTTTCGTCTCGTTGTATCCCCAGGGGACCCCCTGCCACCCGGTGAGAAGGACCGCGGCGCTGGTGACGACGCTGGCGGCCAGCACGGGGAGGGCGACCCCGCGCATCCCCACGCCCGCGGTCGAGAGCGCCGTCGTCTCCGAGTCCGCGGCGAGCCGCCCCAGCCCGAGCAGGACCGCGAGGAGCAGGGAGGCGGGAAGGGTGATCTCGAAGAACGGGGGGAGAAGGGCGAGCAGGAGACGTCCGACGAGGGAAGCAGGCACCCCCTTCGCGATCACCAGGTCCGCGAGCCGCGAGAATCGCTGGAGCAGGACGATGACGGTAAAACTTCCCACCCCGACCAGGAACGGGCCGGTCATTTCGCCGAGCAGATATTTCCGTGTGATTCTCATCGTGTAGTATCATACTGTATCATTCCCCGCCGGAGGAGCCCGGAACCGGGAAGAGGGGACGGTCGGGCCGAATGGACGTCATCGAGGGGTCCGGGAACTTCCCCCTTTCCGGAGGGACTTCCCTGACGATCGGAAATTTCGACGGGGTGCACCTTGGCCATCGGGAGCTTCTGCGGCGGACCGTGGCGCACGCCCGGGATCTCCGCCTGCAGGCCGTCGCGCTTACCTTCACGCCGCATCCGGTCCGTTTCTTCACCCCCAGGGCGCGCTTCTACGAGATCACCTCGATGGGGGAAAAAGCGTCCCGGATGGAGGAGCTCGGGATCGATGTCCTGGTCGTCGAATCGTTCACCGGTGCGATCGGCGGGATGGATCCGGAGGAGTTCGCCCGGACGGTCGTCCATGAGCGGCTCCGCGCCCGGTTCGTCACGGTGGGATACGATTTCACCTTCGGAAGGAAACGCGCGGGTTCTCCCGAAATGCTCCTGCGGATCGGGAGCGAGCTCGGGTTCGAGGTGGATATCGTCCCGCCGCTCCTGCGCGGGGGGGCGATCGTCAGCTCCAGCCGCATCCGGGAGCTTCTGCTCTCGGGACGGGTGCGGGAGGCCGAGGAGCTCCTGTGCAGGCCGTACGCGGTGTCCGGACGGGTGATTCCCGGCGCCGCCCGGGGGCGCAAGCTCGGGTTTCCGACGGCGAACGTCGAGTTCGTGCAGGAACTCGTCCCGCTGCCGGGGGTGTACGTGATCGACGCCGTCGTGGGGGGAGTCGTGCGGAGAGGGGTGGCCAACGTCGGGTTCAATCCCACCTTCGGGGAGAACTCCCTCGCGGTGGAGGCGCATCTCCTCGACTTCGTCGGCGATCTCTACGGACAGGAGATGTCGGTGCGCTTCCGGGACCGCATCCGTGACGAGCGGAAGTTCAAGAGCGTGGAGGAACTCGTACGCCAGATCGAGAAGGATGTCCGGTATGCGCGGTCGGCGCGGATCGCGATCCATCCGCGAACGGGCGACGCGGGTTCCGGCGGACGGCAGGAGGGCGGCGCGTGACGAACCGCGGATCGGTTCTCTCCGTTTTTCTCCTCCTCCCGATCCTCGCCGCGTGCTCCGGCGGAGGGCCGGGGAGCGCGCCGGCGCCGTCCAGCGTCGCCTCGGTCCAGCAGGCGCTCGTCGCCGCCGTGGAGCGCGCCGTCCCCGCGGTGGTCAACATCCGCACGGTCACCCGCTTCGCGGGCGGAACGCAGGGGCCGGGGCGGCGGCCGGACGGCCAGCCCCCGGAGTATCTCGTCGACCTGCTCGAGGAGAACGGCGGGTTCCGGGAGAACTCCCTCGGGTCGGGGGTCATCATCGGGGAGGACGGGCTGATCGTCACCAACGAGCACGTCATCCGCGACGCGGACGAGATCGTGGTCCGGCTGTCGGACCGGAGCGAGTACCGGGCGAAGGTGGTCGGCGCGGACGTCCGGACGGACGTGGCCGTGCTGCGGATCCAGCCGCCCGGGAAGCTCCCGGTGGCGACGCTGGGAGATTCCTCCCGCCTGCGGGTCGGGGAGTTCGCCATCGCGGTGGGGAACCCGTTCGGCCTCGAAAGCACCGTGACCCTCGGCGTGGTGAGCGCGACCGGGCGCAGCGCGGAACCGGACCTCGAGGGCGGGGACGATTTCATCCAGACCGACGCGTCGATCAACCCGGGGAACTCGGGGGGGCCGCTGCTCAACGCGCGGGGGGAAGTGGTCGGGATCAACACGGCGATGGTGACCGCCGCCCAGGGGATCGGCTTCGCCATCCCGATCAACACGGTCCGGACGGTGGAGCAGGTCCTGGTCGCGCACGGGACGGTCCGGCGGGGGTGGCTCGGCCTGGGGATCCAGACCCTCCCGCCGGAGCTGGCCGACGCGTTCGGGGCGAAGGGCGAAAAGGGGATCCTGGTGAATCGCGTCGTTCCGGGCAGCCCCGCCGAGCGGGGGGGCGTGCGGATGGGAGACATCCTGGTCGCCTTCGGAAAGGTCCGCGTATCCGGGGTCAAGGAGTTCCAGAGGGTGGTCGCCGGGACGGCGCCCGGTTCGCCGGTGACGCTCGAGGTGCTCCGCGAGGGGAAACGGGTGGCGGCGACGATGGCCGTCGAGGAGGCGGAGAAGCAGTCTTCGGTCCGACGCCCTCCCCGCCGCGAGCCGGTCGATCCGCTCGGGATGGCCGTGCGGGCCGTGCCGAAGCACCTGCTGCGGGAGATGGAGCTTCGCGGCGGCGTCGAGGTGACGTTCGTCGAGACCGCCAGCCCGGCGTGGGACGGCGGCGTCCGGGAAGGGGACGTCCTCCTCTCCATCAACCGGGAAACGGTTCGCGGCCTCGATGAGTATCGGAAGGCCGTCTCCCGGCTTCCCCGGGGGCGGCCGGCGTTCGCCCTCGTGTACCGGGAGGGCACCCAGCTTTACGTGGCGCTGAAAAGCAGGTAAGGAGGAGCCGATGGGAGTGGTGAAGGACACGGACGTGGCCCGGCGGATCGCCCGGGCGGTGGTCTCGGACATCGCGATGTACAACGCGAAGAAGGTCGAGGAGGGGGTCCGGAACGACACCCTGTTCGATCTCCTGAAGGAGGAGATCGAGGAGGGACAGGGCTACTACCTGAGCCGTGTGGATCCCGAGATCGCGAAGAGCACGAATTATTTCGACCAGGCGCTGGTGGATGTCCTGCTGAAGCCCGCCGGGCGAATCCCCTCGAAGATCTGGTAGCGTGCCGCCGACCGGGCCTCGCGGGACGCACCGGCTGACGGTTCCGGCCGATCGGGCGGGGGAGCGCCTCGACCGGTACCTTCCGGAGGCGATCCCGGGGATCTCCCGGGCGCGCGGGCAGCGGTTGATCGAGGAGGGGAACGTCCTGCTGGCGGGAGAGATCGCCCGCCCGTCGACCCGCCTGAAGGGCGGGGAACCGGTGATCGTCGTCGTCCCTCCGCCCGTCCCCCTCGACATGGTGCCCGAGGATCTTCCCCTCCGCGTCCTGCATGAAGACGCCCACCTGCTGGTCGTCGAAAAACCCGCCGGCATGGTGGTTCACCCCGCGCCGGGGCACCCGAGCGGAACCCTCGTAAACGCGCTCCTCGGGCGATCCGACACCCTGTCCGGGATCGGGGGCGTATCCCGCCCGGGGATCGTCCACCGCCTCGATCGCGACACCTCCGGGGTCCTCGTGGTCGCGAAGACCGACGCCGCCCACGGGACGCTGTCCGCCCGGTTCGCCGCACACGCGATGGAGCGGATGTACCATGGGATCGTCTTCGGCGGTCCGCCCGCGGCCAAGGGGATCGTGTCGACGCGGATCGGGAGGCATCCGGTCCACCGGAAAAAGATGGCGGTGCTGCCGGCGGGAGGGCGGGAGGCCGTCACGCACTACCGGCGACTCGAGACGTTCGGCGCCTTCTCCCTCCTGGAGTTCCGGCTGGAGACGGGACGCACCCACCAGGTGCGGGTGCACTGCGCCCACCTCGGATGCCCGATCGTCGGAGACGACGTGTACGGAAAGTCGCGGAAGATCCCCCTCGGGAAGGGGGCGTCCGCGCGGACGGTGACCGTCTCCCGCTTCCTGCTGCACGCGTTCCACCTGGCGTTCCCGCACCCGGTCACCGGGGTACCCCTCTCCTTCACCATCCCCGACCCGCCGGAGTTCGCCGCCTTCCGCGAGGCGGTGGAAGCGGCCCGATGAAACCCCTTCCGCACTTCGTGCAGTCCCCCCTGCTGCGTTCCGTGCCGGGGGTCTACCACGCCTTCCTCGGCGTGGATCCGGTGGAGGGACGAGGGCGCCGGGAACGATTGAGGGAGGTCTTTTCCCTCGCCCCGGAGACGGTCGGGACGCTGAAGCAGGTCCATTCGGCGACCGTCCGTTCCTTCGAACCCGGAGACGGGGATGTCCCCGGCGGGTGGAAGCGGGAGGGAGACGCCCTCTGGACGGAGAGTCCCGGGACCGGGGTGGGGGTCCACACGGCGGATTGCGTCCCGATCCTTCTCGCCCACCGGAAGATCCCCGTCGCCGCCGCCGTCCACGCGGGGTGGCGGGGGCTTGCCGCCGGGATCGTCGGGGAAACCGTCCGCGTCCTCGAGGGACGGTTCGGGAACGCCGCCGTGGACGGGATCGTTGCCGTCGCCGGCCCCTGTGCGCGGGGATGCTGCTACGAGGTCGGGGAGGAAACGGCGGAGGCGCTCCACGGCCTGCCGGGGAAGGCGGAGAACCTGAGGAAGGGGAAGGCGCCGGGGAAGTGGACCGCCGACCTCCAGGGGGTCGCCCTCGCGGCGCTCCAGGCCGCAGGGATACCCGCCGGGCAAACGGAGGCGGCGGGGCCCTGCACGATCTGCTCCCCCCTCTTCCACTCCTTCCGCCGGGAAAAATCGACGACGGCGCGGCAATTCAGTTTTCTCTACATCAGGGATTGACGTGGGGTATTTGTTGAGGTACTCTTTTACCTTCCGGACCAGATCAACGCACATTCGGCGTTAATCCACTGCCCTTTGGAGTGCCTTCCGAGCGTTTTTCCACCACGTTGAAGACAGTGGTTTCCATTTACCGCAGGAGAATACCCATGTTCCCGGGAGAGAGTGCATGAACCTGAAAGAGCTGAAAGGGATGCGGATCGGCGATCTGACCGAGATCGCCAAGAAGATGAACGTCGACGGAGCCGCCGGCCTGAAAAAGCAGGAGCTCATCTTCGCCATCCTCCAGTCCCAGACCGACCAGGAGGTGATGGTCTCCGGCGAGGGGGTCCTCGAGGTCCTTCCCGACGGATACGGGTTCCTCCGCGCCCCCGACTCCAACTACCTCCCGGGTCCCGACGACATCTACGTCTCCCCCTCCCAGATTCGCCGCTTCGGCCTGCGCACGGGGGACACCGTCAGCGGGCAGATCCGGGCGCCGAAGGGGGACGAGCGGTACTTCGCCCTCCTGAAGGTCGAGAAGGTCAACTTCGAAGATCCCGAGATCAGCAAGGACAAGATCCTCTTCGACAACCTGACGCCCCTCTACCCGCAGGAAAAGTTCACGATGGAGTACGCGCAGGACAACTACGCCACCCGGATCATCGACCTCATCGCGCCGATCGGCAAGGGGCAGCGCGCTCTGATCACCTCCCCGCCGCGGGCGGGGAAGACGGTCATCCTCCAGAACATCGCGAACGGCCTGACCAAGAACCACCCCGAGGCCGTCCTCATCGTGCTGCTCATCGACGAGCGGCCCGAGGAGGTGACCG is a window from the bacterium genome containing:
- the lptG gene encoding LPS export ABC transporter permease LptG, with the translated sequence MTVLSRYMFREFLRAAAACILGFLLLFLLIDFVDHAERLLRHNAGMREIGWYYLTRVPGIFVLISPVGTMLAVLVAVSLRVRTNELTAIFSGGVSLLRTCVPILVGCALVSALSLFCSELLAPVANRQAREIERLRMRPGKVAAQFSANRYWMRGERGILSAQVVNGPSRTLRGFQYFEVDPDFRPLRRIESRTARLLPDGTWELAEGRERGFGETPSVKAFSLRTYRFPETMDGFIEGETPPEEMTYAQLSGYVGELRRKGYEARGYETDLHAKIAYPLLNVIISMLAIPFALRSPRSGGVWRSIGLGLLMGFACWVVLSASLSLGRKGILPPLLAAWLPGVLFAGSGAAMFRGVVR
- the ahcY gene encoding adenosylhomocysteinase, whose translation is MASTKGHDIKDIKLAAAGKNRVEWAKKDMPVLRSIGVRFTKEKPLKGVRIAACLHVTTETAALMQVLAAGGAKVALCASNPLSTQDEAAASLVKNDGIDVYAIKGENRKTYYRHILAALAVGPHMTMDDGADLVSMVHSEKKEYLKEIIGGTEETTTGVIRLSAMGEKGILRYPIIAVNEAKTKHFFDNRYGTGQSTLDGILRATNRLLAGSCFVVAGYGWCGRGLAMRARGMGARVIVTEIDPLPALEALMDGFEVLPMAEAAKVGDFFCTVTGNLHVVRREHFARMKDGAIVCNSGHFNVEIDIPALAKMSKSVRTVRPFVEEYVLRDGRAIHVLGEGRLINLAAAEGHPANVMDMSFANQALSAEYMARNHAALSNIVHMVPEAIDREIARLKLASSGARIDRLTPEQRNYLASWEMGT
- the rho gene encoding transcription termination factor Rho, with the translated sequence MNLKELKGMRIGDLTEIAKKMNVDGAAGLKKQELIFAILQSQTDQEVMVSGEGVLEVLPDGYGFLRAPDSNYLPGPDDIYVSPSQIRRFGLRTGDTVSGQIRAPKGDERYFALLKVEKVNFEDPEISKDKILFDNLTPLYPQEKFTMEYAQDNYATRIIDLIAPIGKGQRALITSPPRAGKTVILQNIANGLTKNHPEAVLIVLLIDERPEEVTDMQRSVKGEVISSTFDEPAQRHVQVAEMVLEKAKRLVEHKKDVVILLDSITRLARAYNAVVPPSGKVLSGGVDANALQKPKRFFGAARNIEEGGSLTIIATALIETGSRMDEVIFEEFKGTGNNELVLDRKIAEKRIFPAIDINKSGTRKEELLLEKNLLQRVWILRKFLSPLSPAESMEFLLDKISKTKTNKEFIESMNA
- a CDS encoding RluA family pseudouridine synthase — encoded protein: MPPTGPRGTHRLTVPADRAGERLDRYLPEAIPGISRARGQRLIEEGNVLLAGEIARPSTRLKGGEPVIVVVPPPVPLDMVPEDLPLRVLHEDAHLLVVEKPAGMVVHPAPGHPSGTLVNALLGRSDTLSGIGGVSRPGIVHRLDRDTSGVLVVAKTDAAHGTLSARFAAHAMERMYHGIVFGGPPAAKGIVSTRIGRHPVHRKKMAVLPAGGREAVTHYRRLETFGAFSLLEFRLETGRTHQVRVHCAHLGCPIVGDDVYGKSRKIPLGKGASARTVTVSRFLLHAFHLAFPHPVTGVPLSFTIPDPPEFAAFREAVEAAR
- a CDS encoding LptF/LptG family permease, producing the protein MRITRKYLLGEMTGPFLVGVGSFTVIVLLQRFSRLADLVIAKGVPASLVGRLLLALLPPFFEITLPASLLLAVLLGLGRLAADSETTALSTAGVGMRGVALPVLAASVVTSAAVLLTGWQGVPWGYNETKQTLAVIISERAGAGASEHVFREITPEVLVYPDRVSTDGQRMSGVFLSFRPAGDDPLLVFAREGRFVPAAGGGVVGLELSDGTIHGEPTGKPLYRVASFGRMTFRIPLDAPSGVEGDDPRGMTLPELSRKVDATGGNGENATYRYHFHRRLSLATSCLSFGLLAIPLGFSLRSRGKSSAVGITVALILVYYLFIAAAGAVERRSGPGMIAFLWAPNALGLSLSAWILWRSERSVTLLPRIFGRDRLRK
- a CDS encoding polyphenol oxidase family protein — protein: MKPLPHFVQSPLLRSVPGVYHAFLGVDPVEGRGRRERLREVFSLAPETVGTLKQVHSATVRSFEPGDGDVPGGWKREGDALWTESPGTGVGVHTADCVPILLAHRKIPVAAAVHAGWRGLAAGIVGETVRVLEGRFGNAAVDGIVAVAGPCARGCCYEVGEETAEALHGLPGKAENLRKGKAPGKWTADLQGVALAALQAAGIPAGQTEAAGPCTICSPLFHSFRREKSTTARQFSFLYIRD
- a CDS encoding trypsin-like peptidase domain-containing protein; this translates as MTNRGSVLSVFLLLPILAACSGGGPGSAPAPSSVASVQQALVAAVERAVPAVVNIRTVTRFAGGTQGPGRRPDGQPPEYLVDLLEENGGFRENSLGSGVIIGEDGLIVTNEHVIRDADEIVVRLSDRSEYRAKVVGADVRTDVAVLRIQPPGKLPVATLGDSSRLRVGEFAIAVGNPFGLESTVTLGVVSATGRSAEPDLEGGDDFIQTDASINPGNSGGPLLNARGEVVGINTAMVTAAQGIGFAIPINTVRTVEQVLVAHGTVRRGWLGLGIQTLPPELADAFGAKGEKGILVNRVVPGSPAERGGVRMGDILVAFGKVRVSGVKEFQRVVAGTAPGSPVTLEVLREGKRVAATMAVEEAEKQSSVRRPPRREPVDPLGMAVRAVPKHLLREMELRGGVEVTFVETASPAWDGGVREGDVLLSINRETVRGLDEYRKAVSRLPRGRPAFALVYREGTQLYVALKSR
- a CDS encoding bifunctional riboflavin kinase/FAD synthetase; protein product: MDVIEGSGNFPLSGGTSLTIGNFDGVHLGHRELLRRTVAHARDLRLQAVALTFTPHPVRFFTPRARFYEITSMGEKASRMEELGIDVLVVESFTGAIGGMDPEEFARTVVHERLRARFVTVGYDFTFGRKRAGSPEMLLRIGSELGFEVDIVPPLLRGGAIVSSSRIRELLLSGRVREAEELLCRPYAVSGRVIPGAARGRKLGFPTANVEFVQELVPLPGVYVIDAVVGGVVRRGVANVGFNPTFGENSLAVEAHLLDFVGDLYGQEMSVRFRDRIRDERKFKSVEELVRQIEKDVRYARSARIAIHPRTGDAGSGGRQEGGA
- the metK gene encoding methionine adenosyltransferase, whose product is QGVDRGDEEKQGAGDQGMMFGFACDETKELMPMPIFFAHKICARLTEAREKKVLPWLRPDGKSQVTVRYVDGVPREVTAVVCSTQHSEEVGRKALTEGVLEEVVRKSVPRDLLSKKVKFYINPTGRFVVGGPHGDTGLTGRKIIVDTYGGYSRHGGGAFSGKDPSKVDRSAAYMARYVAKNVVAAGLALRCEIQLAYAIGVAEPVSILVETFGTAKVPEERIGRAVMDTFDMRPARIIRELNLLRPIYRKTAALGHFGRELPEFTWEKIDKVRALRKAAGHGA